A genomic window from Halorubrum lacusprofundi ATCC 49239 includes:
- a CDS encoding nucleotide exchange factor GrpE, whose protein sequence is MSDDDAVDVEVESPDAAADAARTNGTADAAAEEASSDARADGEALAAAVAEHDEALAREVAALEADFAETRDELLAAEEEVEELTSKLARVKADFSNYKQRAKRKQDEIRERASEALVERITPVRNDLLRALDQEEGSDLRPGVESTLEKFDEVLADEGVEAIDPEPGEEVDPARHQVMLRVESDQPSGTVHEVYEPGYEMGDRVVSEAKVTVSADEE, encoded by the coding sequence ATGAGCGACGACGACGCCGTCGACGTCGAGGTCGAATCCCCCGACGCCGCCGCCGACGCGGCGAGGACGAACGGCACCGCGGACGCGGCTGCCGAGGAAGCGAGCAGTGACGCCCGCGCCGACGGTGAGGCGCTGGCCGCCGCCGTCGCCGAGCACGACGAGGCCCTTGCTCGGGAGGTCGCGGCGCTGGAAGCCGATTTCGCCGAGACGCGCGACGAACTGCTCGCGGCCGAGGAAGAGGTCGAGGAGCTGACGAGCAAGCTCGCCCGCGTGAAGGCGGACTTCAGCAACTACAAGCAGCGCGCCAAGCGGAAGCAGGACGAGATCCGCGAGCGCGCCTCGGAGGCGCTCGTCGAGCGCATCACACCGGTCCGCAACGACCTCCTCCGCGCGCTCGATCAGGAGGAGGGAAGCGATCTCCGCCCCGGCGTCGAATCGACGCTGGAGAAGTTCGACGAGGTGCTCGCCGACGAGGGCGTCGAGGCCATCGATCCCGAACCCGGCGAGGAAGTCGATCCCGCCCGCCATCAGGTAATGTTGCGGGTCGAAAGCGACCAGCCCTCGGGGACTGTTCACGAGGTGTACGAGCCCGGCTACGAGATGGGCGATCGCGTGGTCAGCGAGGCGAAGGTCACCGTCAGCGCCGACGAGGAGTAG